From the genome of Gracilinanus agilis isolate LMUSP501 chromosome 2, AgileGrace, whole genome shotgun sequence, one region includes:
- the LOC123236077 gene encoding olfactory receptor 11H4-like — MIISIISTVLRPMNKSRTTTVTEFVLLGFPGSWETQVVLFSLLLVIYILTLLGNGAIICAVTWDQRLHTPMYTLLGNFSFLEIWYVSSTVPNMLASFLSKTKAISFSGCFLQFYFFFSLGTTECLFLAVMAYDRYLAICCPLHYPTIMTGRHCATLVSLCWLAGFLGYPVLIFLISQLPYCGSNIIDHFLCDMDPLMALSCAPAPITELVFYTQSSLVLFLSITYILTSYTLVLRAVLQVPSAAGRRKAFSTCGSHLTVVSLFYGTVMVMYVSPTYGIPTLMQKIVTLVYSVMTPFLNPLIYSLRNKDMRCALKTVLYGMRSSQRS, encoded by the coding sequence ATGATTATCTCTATCATCTCCACAGTTCTGAGACCCATGAACAAGTCAAGAACAACTACTGTGACTGAGTTTGTCCTCCTAGGGTTTCCTGGCTCCTGGGAGACACAAGTTGTTCTCTTCTCACTACTTTTGGTCATCTACATCCTGACTCTTCTTGGTAATGGAGCCATCATCTGTGCAGTGACATGGGACCAGAGACTCCATACTCCCATGTACACCCTCCTAGGAAACTTTTCCTTTCTTGAGATCTGGTATGTTTCTTCCACTGTTCCCAATATGTTGGCCAGCTTTCTCTCCAAGACCAAAGCAATCTCTTTCTCTGGCTGCTTCCttcagttttatttcttcttttcgcTGGGTACAACTGAATGTCTCTTCCTAGCAGTAATGGCTTATGATAGGTATCTGGCTATCTGCTGCCCACTGCACTACCCAACCATCATGACTGGGAGGCACTGTGCCACCCTAGTTTCTCTCTGTTGGttggctggcttccttggctatCCAGTTCTCATTTTTCTAATCTCCCAACTGCCCTACTGTGGTTCCAACATCATAGATCACTTTCTCTGTGACATGGATCCACTGATGGCCCTCTCCTGTGCTCCAGCACCTATCACTGAGCTAGTCTTCTATACTCAGAGCTCCCTTGTCCTCTTTCTCTCCATTACATACATCCTCACATCATATACCCTGGTGCTTAGAGCTGTGCTTCAAGTGCCTTCGGCAGCTGGTCGGCGTAAAGCCTTCTCTACATGTGGATCTCATCTGACAGTAGTGTCTCTGTTCTATGGAACGGTCATGGTAATGTATGTGAGCCCAACATATGGCATCCCAACTTTGATGCAAAAAATTGTCACTTTGGTATATTCAGTAATGACTCCATTCTTAAACCCCCTAATTTATAGCCTGCGCAACAAAGATATGAGATGCGCCCTAAAAACAGTCTTATATGGCATGAGAAGTAGCCAACGTTCATGA